One part of the Solanum dulcamara chromosome 8, daSolDulc1.2, whole genome shotgun sequence genome encodes these proteins:
- the LOC129899831 gene encoding uncharacterized protein LOC129899831, translated as MGGVEFEGTVDPTNAEQWLEWIERVFEQLENSDAAKFKYVVSLLQKDAYDWWISVPNARAKPLVLTWNDFVKEFHKKYVSPTYHDAKKKEFLNLEQGSMSITEYQQKFLRVSGYDGDIINNEKDNCMRFEDGLNDSIRKFIVVLQHENFCKLVSSALTWERIDKEQAGRNEHKFRKAYVYLGGPLKRGRFDSSKANTFCKKASGTCFNCKIFDHKVRDCPNPYPTSAPHTEGSIQKPVTTPSQGNRGARSRNT; from the exons atgggtggagttgagtttgaaggcacTGTTGACCCTACAAATGCTGAGCAGTGGTTGGAATGGATTGAAAGAGTGTTCGAGCAGTTAGAGAATTCTGATGCTGCCAAATTTAAGTATGTTGTCTCACTATTACAAAAAGATGCATATGATTGGTGGATAAGTGTACCAAATGCTAGAGCAAAACCTCTTGTTCTTACTTGGAATGattttgtgaaagaatttcATAAGAAGTATGTCTCACCTACTTATCATGATGCAAAGAAAAAGgagttcttaaatttagagCAAGGGAGTATGTCTATCACTGAATATCAGCAGAAGTTTCTCAGGGTGTCTGGCTATGATGGGGatattattaataatgaaaaagataATTGCATGCGATTCGAAGACGGTTTGAATGATTCTATCAGAAAATTTATAGTGGTCCTACAACATgaaaacttttgtaaattagtttcatCTGCTCTTACTTGGGAAAGAATCGACAAGGAACAAGCTGGTAGAAATGAACACAAGTTCAGGAAAGCTTATGTATATTTAGGAGGTCCATTAAAAAGAGGGAGGTTTGACAGTTCCAAAGCTAATACATTTTGCAA AAAAGCTTCTGGCACTTGTTTTAATTGTaagatctttgatcataaagtgaGGGATTGTCCTAATCCTTACCCTACTTCTGCTCCGCATACAGAAGGCTCGATTCAAAAACCTGTTACCACTCCCTCTCAAGGGAATAGAGGTGCAAGATCTAGAAATACATAA